One Myxococcota bacterium DNA segment encodes these proteins:
- a CDS encoding Rrf2 family transcriptional regulator — translation MRATQQIRYAIYGIFDLAYNGGSRPVPLVEVGRRQGIPARYLEQIFQKLRRAGVVTSKRGPGGGYQLARRPEEITLAEVVRAVQGQVLLLSDLDKGQVGSGPDFVWDLIRGGLERALAEHSVADLCRLAMERGIQRAALDPASYEI, via the coding sequence ATGCGCGCGACGCAGCAGATCCGCTACGCGATCTACGGCATCTTCGATCTCGCCTACAACGGCGGGTCCCGCCCGGTGCCGCTGGTGGAGGTCGGCCGCCGCCAGGGCATCCCCGCGCGCTACCTCGAGCAGATCTTTCAGAAGCTGCGGCGAGCCGGCGTGGTCACGAGCAAACGCGGGCCCGGCGGCGGCTATCAGCTGGCCCGGCGGCCCGAGGAGATCACGCTGGCCGAGGTCGTGCGCGCGGTGCAGGGTCAGGTGCTCTTGCTGTCCGACCTCGACAAGGGACAGGTCGGCTCCGGGCCCGACTTCGTGTGGGACCTGATCCGCGGCGGCCTCGAGCGCGCGCTGGCCGAGCACTCCGTCGCCGATCTGTGTCGCCTGGCGATGGAGCGCGGCATCCAGCGCGCGGCGCTCGACCCCGCCTCGTACGAGATCTGA